One genomic region from Streptomyces venezuelae encodes:
- a CDS encoding GNAT family N-acetyltransferase: MYAMSLGDDGAELRPLEPWQADEFLAHMDRGREFIGARNGLPDVVTDLESSRAFLRLYAEKAAADTGRIHGIWLADGTLVGAVILRTLDTKSGRAEAGCWLEPAAAGKGLVTRAARALIDWAIEVRGIRRMEWVVASGNGPSIAVARRLGMTRDGVLRESYAYRGELHDEEVWSVLAREWREAKKQTEPE; the protein is encoded by the coding sequence ATGTACGCGATGTCCCTGGGCGACGACGGCGCGGAGCTGCGGCCGCTCGAACCGTGGCAGGCCGACGAGTTCCTGGCGCACATGGACCGGGGACGGGAGTTCATCGGAGCCCGCAACGGCCTCCCCGACGTCGTGACCGACCTGGAGTCGAGCCGGGCCTTCCTCCGCCTGTACGCGGAGAAGGCGGCGGCCGACACGGGCCGCATCCACGGCATCTGGCTGGCCGACGGCACGCTCGTCGGCGCCGTGATCCTCCGGACGCTCGACACGAAGTCCGGCAGGGCCGAGGCGGGCTGCTGGCTGGAGCCCGCGGCGGCCGGCAAGGGCCTGGTGACCCGGGCCGCGCGGGCGCTGATCGACTGGGCGATCGAGGTGCGGGGCATCCGCCGGATGGAGTGGGTGGTCGCCTCCGGCAACGGGCCGAGCATCGCCGTGGCCCGGCGCCTCGGCATGACCCGGGACGGCGTCCTGCGGGAGAGCTACGCCTACCGGGGCGAGCTGCACGACGAGGAGGTCTGGTCGGTCCTCGCGCGGGAGTGGCGGGAGGCGAAGAAGCAGACGGAGCCGGAGTGA